The following are encoded together in the Bradyrhizobium genosp. L genome:
- a CDS encoding lipopolysaccharide biosynthesis protein, with protein MLIGQASINLTANVLSALLGLFSVFIFTRLFAPHDYGVYLLGVGFASVISVFLVGWFRNLILSGHARNDGTDIRGLVASGYLICCLTAPPAYLLARLVGLDPTAALAAVALAVAIGLFELTQDLLRARLKALSVMKATLVRAGALLGFGVVVALTSPVGFLLLLAATGAYLVAVLVQSRSAWRGTTITFDRADLSTLARTGLPLTLSLTLLAISSVTDRFMIANLIGAADAGKYVAALDLVRQTLMMPAMSMAAAFFPMAVQIHAKQGDGAVRSHLAECLELLAGVTLPACLGFAVIAPQIANIILGADFRALAGEIMPVVALAVLFQVLTQQYLHASFLLSGRNSFYLINTASIIAANVILSYVLVSHYGTIGAAWARLGADATGFACALILCRFAFPIPIPLGRLALIVIAALAMVLTVGALDRTLHITDLPACLVLAGAGIIVYAALCWLFDIARLRGRLKQGFAIFRTKFANSNVG; from the coding sequence ATGCTGATCGGACAGGCCAGCATCAACCTGACGGCCAACGTGCTCTCGGCGCTGCTCGGCCTCTTCAGCGTGTTCATCTTCACGCGGCTGTTCGCGCCGCACGACTACGGCGTCTATCTGCTCGGCGTCGGCTTCGCCTCCGTGATCTCGGTCTTCCTGGTGGGCTGGTTCCGCAATTTGATCCTGAGCGGGCACGCCCGCAATGACGGCACCGACATCCGCGGCCTGGTCGCATCCGGCTATCTGATCTGCTGCCTGACTGCGCCGCCCGCCTATCTGCTGGCGCGCCTGGTCGGGCTCGATCCGACCGCGGCGCTTGCCGCCGTCGCGCTTGCGGTTGCGATCGGCCTGTTCGAACTGACGCAGGATCTGCTGCGCGCGCGGCTGAAGGCGCTGTCGGTGATGAAAGCGACGCTGGTGCGCGCCGGCGCGCTGCTCGGCTTCGGCGTCGTCGTCGCACTGACCAGCCCGGTCGGATTCCTGCTGCTGCTTGCAGCCACTGGAGCCTATCTCGTCGCGGTGCTGGTACAGTCGCGCAGTGCCTGGCGCGGCACGACGATCACGTTCGACCGCGCCGACCTCTCGACATTGGCCCGCACCGGCCTGCCGCTCACTCTGTCGCTCACGCTGCTCGCGATCTCGAGCGTGACCGACCGCTTCATGATCGCCAATCTGATCGGCGCGGCCGACGCCGGCAAATATGTCGCGGCGCTCGACCTGGTCCGCCAGACCCTGATGATGCCGGCGATGAGCATGGCCGCCGCCTTCTTCCCGATGGCCGTGCAGATCCACGCCAAACAGGGCGACGGCGCGGTCAGGAGCCATCTCGCCGAATGCCTCGAGCTGCTCGCCGGCGTCACCTTGCCGGCCTGTCTCGGCTTTGCGGTGATCGCGCCGCAAATCGCCAACATCATCCTCGGTGCCGACTTCCGCGCGCTCGCCGGCGAGATCATGCCGGTCGTCGCACTCGCCGTCCTGTTCCAGGTGCTGACGCAGCAATATCTGCATGCGAGCTTTCTGCTGTCGGGGCGCAATTCCTTCTATTTGATCAACACCGCCTCGATCATCGCCGCCAACGTGATCCTGTCCTACGTCCTGGTCAGCCATTACGGCACGATCGGCGCGGCCTGGGCGCGGCTCGGCGCCGACGCCACCGGCTTTGCTTGCGCGCTGATCCTGTGCCGCTTCGCTTTCCCGATCCCGATCCCGCTCGGCCGCCTCGCTTTGATCGTGATCGCCGCGCTCGCGATGGTGCTCACCGTCGGCGCGCTGGATCGCACGCTGCACATCACCGACCTCCCCGCCTGTCTCGTGCTGGCCGGCGCCGGAATCATCGTCTACGCCGCACTGTGCTGGCTGTTCGACATCGCTCGCCTGCGCGGCCGGCTGAAGCAGGGCTTCGCCATATTCCGCACCAAATTCGCAAACAGCAACGTTGGATGA
- a CDS encoding 3-keto-disaccharide hydrolase encodes MKHLSTVAAGLLIGAAALQFSTAASGADGWVTLLDSTMKGDWDEVGKANWTMKNGELMADKLDGKDLAYLVSKTPYKDFQIRAEFWVDEEANSGIFIRCESNKVVDGKTCYEVNIFDKRPDPTYGTGAIVDVAKVDPMPKAAGKWNTYEITAQGPHFVVTLNGQKTVDAQDSKHASGYVALQYGSGVVKFRKVQIKPL; translated from the coding sequence ATGAAGCATCTGTCGACAGTCGCGGCCGGTCTGTTGATCGGCGCAGCCGCACTGCAATTTTCCACCGCCGCCTCGGGCGCCGATGGTTGGGTCACTCTGCTCGACAGTACCATGAAGGGCGACTGGGACGAGGTTGGCAAGGCCAACTGGACCATGAAGAACGGCGAGCTGATGGCGGACAAGCTCGATGGCAAGGACCTCGCCTATCTCGTCAGCAAGACGCCCTACAAGGACTTCCAGATCCGGGCCGAGTTCTGGGTCGACGAGGAAGCCAACAGCGGCATCTTCATCCGTTGCGAAAGCAACAAAGTGGTCGACGGCAAGACCTGCTACGAGGTCAACATCTTCGACAAGCGGCCGGATCCGACCTACGGCACCGGCGCCATCGTCGACGTCGCCAAGGTCGATCCGATGCCGAAGGCGGCCGGCAAGTGGAACACCTATGAGATCACCGCGCAGGGTCCGCACTTCGTCGTGACCTTGAACGGCCAGAAGACCGTCGACGCGCAGGACTCCAAGCACGCCAGCGGCTACGTCGCGCTGCAATACGGCTCGGGCGTGGTCAAATTCCGCAAGGTGCAGATCAAGCCGCTTTGA
- a CDS encoding DUF2171 domain-containing protein translates to MANAADIREHMDVISSDKKTVGKVDHMEGADKIKLTKQSSPDGQHHHFIPLAWVDHVDQHVHLNKSGADVTAHWQHGRQ, encoded by the coding sequence ATGGCGAACGCTGCGGATATTCGCGAGCATATGGATGTAATCTCGTCGGACAAGAAGACTGTCGGTAAGGTCGACCACATGGAGGGCGCCGACAAGATCAAGCTGACCAAGCAGAGCTCGCCCGACGGCCAGCACCATCACTTCATCCCGCTGGCCTGGGTCGACCATGTCGATCAGCACGTCCACCTCAACAAGTCCGGCGCCGACGTGACGGCGCATTGGCAGCACGGCCGGCAGTAG
- a CDS encoding polysaccharide deacetylase family protein encodes MNALWSEARVKVSHRLAMHVQVERFRLRNATPMVTFTFDDLPRSAATLGADILESYGARGTFYVSGGLVGMDAPDWATGSSDDVVSLHRRGHEIGCHTFSHRRACDLDETTLAEEIARNRTYFHSLDPTMPVETFAYPFGYGSYARKHQLKSEFLTCRSIVPGVNSGEVDLQFLRAIPLIDRQTSRDRIEQAFSEASYTNGWLIFYSHDVAERPSLYGCSPDLMTSALEAAARRNIPALTMAEAFRCARA; translated from the coding sequence ATGAACGCATTGTGGTCCGAGGCCAGGGTCAAGGTCAGCCACCGGCTGGCGATGCATGTGCAGGTCGAGCGTTTTCGCCTGCGCAATGCCACGCCGATGGTGACCTTCACCTTTGACGATCTGCCGAGGAGCGCGGCGACGCTCGGCGCCGACATCCTGGAATCCTACGGCGCGCGCGGCACGTTCTATGTGTCCGGCGGCCTGGTCGGAATGGACGCGCCGGATTGGGCGACGGGCAGCTCCGACGATGTCGTCTCGCTGCACCGCCGGGGTCATGAGATCGGCTGCCACACCTTCTCGCACCGCCGCGCCTGCGACCTCGACGAGACCACGCTCGCCGAGGAGATCGCGCGCAACCGCACCTACTTCCATTCGCTCGATCCGACCATGCCGGTCGAGACCTTCGCCTATCCGTTCGGCTACGGCTCCTATGCGCGGAAGCACCAGTTGAAGTCCGAATTCCTCACCTGTCGCAGCATCGTGCCGGGCGTGAACAGCGGCGAGGTCGACCTCCAGTTCCTGCGCGCGATCCCGCTGATCGACCGCCAGACCTCACGCGATCGCATCGAGCAGGCGTTCAGCGAGGCCTCATACACTAACGGCTGGTTAATTTTCTACAGCCACGACGTCGCCGAGCGGCCGAGCCTCTATGGCTGCTCACCCGATCTCATGACATCGGCACTGGAAGCCGCGGCACGGCGCAACATCCCGGCGTTGACGATGGCGGAGGCGTTCCGATGCGCCCGCGCTTAA
- a CDS encoding exopolysaccharide transport family protein has protein sequence MLNYDQPIERAKPEPRQAAAPVGFNVLDLIKLLWARKVAIISAALICACIAVAIGKSLTPKYTASAQLYVDPRELQLVDRELTPRAQDLSGLSMVVESQSRLITSNNVLLQVIRDTDLVNDPEFGGPAGKGLLASLLGLFGIEPKPAADQQQVEMTLLDALNRHINVKKTDRTFIVDIDVWSREPAKAAMLANAIAKAYLTESKRSQADAARRATRDLSGRLKELQARLRNAEETLATYKAQNNFVGSQDNLITDQQLSAGNQRLSAARALTLDAQAKYDQIETSRRGTTDPGAIPEALQSPTIANLRAQYADAKKRQAELQGELGPRHPALRQVDQQVEDLKRTIKEEIDRYAQSAKNDLTRARDYEASLNKALDVQKHQSVQMSQASVRLRELEREVDASRDVYQAFLKRSRETEEQESLNTSSARVIGDATIPQTRTFPPAMMLLAMLGFMAGALAAAAWVVAASQLAPGADPVRPKVQPKFEPKLQPKQDAAPERPTLAAAVRQAAKAARPAPPRAVGPIEGPPIDKPLIEKPLIAQLQESDVMRTLGGILTGSNAADVTRFGWPTLRTSAVLAPFSNTMRDVYAALANRTAPGSVPVLAVIGTANDRDRSMVALNVALAAARDGVRVLLIDADAETHALTNKVGQSGTSKPSRLDWLTIGSKAARAINTVNGIAILPAINGSRAKASDAIRKAIAQARATGGHDLVILDGPAMPCDPAERTLLDLADALIAALPADRDINEAMEDIITALGGTERKLAGVVLNELNAAAIKAA, from the coding sequence ATGCTCAACTATGACCAGCCGATAGAGCGAGCCAAGCCGGAGCCGCGCCAGGCGGCGGCGCCTGTCGGCTTCAACGTGCTCGACCTGATCAAGCTGTTGTGGGCGCGCAAGGTCGCCATCATATCGGCCGCGCTGATCTGCGCCTGTATCGCGGTTGCGATCGGCAAGAGCCTGACGCCGAAATACACCGCGAGCGCCCAGCTCTATGTCGACCCGCGCGAGCTGCAACTGGTCGATCGCGAGCTGACCCCGCGCGCCCAGGACCTGTCCGGCCTCTCGATGGTGGTCGAAAGCCAGTCGCGCCTGATCACCTCCAACAACGTGCTGCTGCAGGTGATCCGCGACACCGATCTCGTCAACGACCCGGAGTTCGGCGGCCCCGCCGGCAAAGGCCTGCTTGCTTCGCTGCTCGGCTTGTTCGGCATCGAGCCGAAGCCGGCCGCGGATCAGCAGCAAGTCGAGATGACCCTGCTCGACGCGCTCAATCGCCATATCAACGTCAAGAAGACCGATCGCACCTTCATCGTCGACATCGACGTCTGGTCGCGCGAGCCGGCGAAGGCGGCGATGCTCGCCAACGCGATCGCCAAGGCCTATCTCACCGAGTCCAAGCGGTCGCAGGCCGATGCGGCCCGGCGCGCCACGCGGGATCTCTCCGGCCGGCTGAAGGAGCTGCAGGCGCGACTGCGCAACGCCGAAGAGACGCTTGCGACCTACAAGGCACAGAACAATTTCGTCGGCTCGCAGGACAATCTGATCACCGACCAGCAGCTCTCCGCCGGTAACCAGCGGCTGTCCGCAGCGCGGGCGCTGACGCTCGATGCCCAGGCGAAGTATGACCAGATCGAGACCAGCCGCCGCGGCACAACCGATCCGGGCGCCATCCCCGAGGCACTGCAATCGCCGACCATCGCCAATCTGCGCGCGCAATATGCCGACGCGAAGAAGCGGCAGGCCGAATTGCAGGGCGAGCTCGGACCGCGCCACCCCGCGCTGCGCCAAGTCGATCAGCAGGTCGAGGACCTCAAGCGCACCATCAAGGAAGAGATCGACCGCTACGCGCAATCCGCGAAGAACGATCTGACGCGGGCACGCGACTACGAGGCATCGCTGAACAAGGCGCTCGACGTGCAGAAGCACCAGAGCGTGCAGATGAGCCAGGCCTCGGTGCGGCTGCGCGAACTCGAGCGCGAGGTCGATGCCAGCCGCGACGTCTATCAGGCCTTCCTCAAGCGTTCGCGCGAGACCGAGGAGCAGGAGAGCCTCAACACCTCGAGCGCACGCGTGATCGGCGATGCCACGATCCCGCAGACGCGCACCTTCCCGCCGGCGATGATGCTGCTGGCGATGCTCGGCTTCATGGCCGGCGCGCTCGCCGCCGCAGCCTGGGTCGTGGCCGCGAGCCAGCTCGCGCCCGGCGCCGATCCGGTACGGCCCAAGGTTCAGCCGAAGTTCGAGCCCAAGCTCCAGCCGAAGCAGGACGCAGCCCCGGAGCGGCCGACCCTCGCAGCGGCGGTCAGGCAGGCCGCAAAGGCGGCACGGCCCGCGCCGCCACGTGCCGTCGGCCCGATCGAGGGGCCGCCGATCGACAAGCCGTTGATCGAGAAGCCGCTGATCGCGCAGTTGCAGGAATCCGACGTCATGCGCACGCTTGGCGGAATCCTGACCGGTAGCAATGCCGCCGACGTCACGCGGTTCGGCTGGCCGACGCTGCGTACCAGTGCGGTGCTGGCGCCGTTCTCGAACACGATGCGCGACGTCTACGCCGCGCTCGCCAACCGGACTGCGCCGGGCAGCGTGCCTGTGCTGGCCGTCATCGGCACCGCGAATGATCGCGATCGCAGCATGGTGGCGCTGAACGTCGCACTCGCCGCCGCGCGCGACGGCGTCCGGGTGTTGCTGATCGATGCCGACGCTGAGACCCACGCGTTGACCAACAAGGTCGGACAGTCCGGCACCAGCAAGCCGAGCCGGCTCGACTGGCTCACCATCGGCAGCAAGGCCGCCCGCGCCATCAATACGGTGAACGGCATCGCGATCCTGCCCGCGATCAACGGCAGCCGCGCCAAAGCGAGCGATGCGATCCGGAAGGCGATCGCCCAGGCGCGCGCCACCGGCGGCCATGATCTCGTGATCCTGGACGGCCCTGCGATGCCGTGCGATCCGGCGGAACGCACGCTGCTCGACCTCGCCGACGCGCTCATCGCAGCGCTGCCGGCGGATCGCGACATCAACGAGGCGATGGAAGACATCATCACCGCGCTCGGCGGTACCGAGCGCAAACTCGCCGGGGTGGTCCTCAACGAGCTCAACGCCGCTGCGATCAAAGCGGCTTGA
- a CDS encoding class I SAM-dependent methyltransferase gives MNKMLALDTSNAEMTDLPLPAPIHPESLLALPPGEAKHSLLTVHSILEARLPPGPLAIYEAGGGSTSYLPLGVIGRGHVTVVDIDEDQIRNNTYAQEAILGDLQTYRFPPKRFDLIICYNVIEHVPDVEAVLTGFCEALKPNGLLLIGAPNPKSLSGVVTKYSPHWFHVWFYRYVRGEKKAGLPGEAPFPTHFHPLVTLGNLEAFAARHGLQAIYRRKYESPRYPEMRRRKPLLAALIDAAAKTMNALLPGKTDVRHGDYHVILRKLG, from the coding sequence ATGAACAAGATGCTTGCGCTCGACACATCGAATGCCGAAATGACCGACCTGCCGCTGCCGGCGCCGATCCACCCGGAGTCGCTGCTGGCGCTGCCACCCGGCGAGGCCAAGCACAGCCTGCTGACGGTGCACAGCATACTCGAAGCGCGATTGCCGCCCGGGCCGCTTGCGATCTACGAGGCCGGCGGCGGCTCGACCAGCTATTTGCCGCTCGGCGTGATCGGCCGCGGCCATGTCACCGTCGTTGATATCGACGAGGACCAGATCCGCAACAACACCTACGCGCAGGAGGCGATCCTCGGCGACCTCCAGACCTATCGTTTCCCGCCAAAGCGGTTCGACCTGATCATCTGCTACAACGTCATCGAGCACGTGCCCGACGTCGAGGCCGTGCTGACCGGCTTCTGTGAGGCGTTGAAGCCGAACGGCCTGCTCCTGATCGGCGCACCGAACCCGAAGTCGCTGTCCGGCGTCGTCACGAAATATTCCCCGCACTGGTTCCACGTCTGGTTCTATCGTTATGTGCGCGGCGAGAAGAAGGCCGGCCTGCCGGGCGAGGCGCCGTTCCCGACCCATTTCCATCCGCTGGTCACGCTCGGCAATCTCGAAGCATTCGCGGCCCGCCACGGCCTGCAGGCGATCTACCGCAGGAAGTACGAGAGCCCGCGCTATCCGGAGATGCGCCGGCGCAAGCCGTTGCTGGCCGCGCTGATCGACGCCGCCGCGAAGACGATGAACGCGCTGCTGCCCGGCAAGACCGACGTCCGGCACGGCGACTATCATGTGATCCTTCGGAAGCTTGGGTAA
- a CDS encoding bifunctional diguanylate cyclase/phosphodiesterase codes for MQSSIGRTFAALNATNEAILYAKSPEELYGKVCEAAFSNGGFLAATVFLLEPDTGLLKFAAGCGDDVTRLRSITISALANTPEGEGVAGRAFRDGRAFVSNDYINDACSAAWRSGAAAAGLGAAAAMPLVCNGRSIGVFMVTRREANSLSEETVALLERMAANVSYALDNFDHEAQRKSGERAMRRLNRMFGAISATNEAILRAKTEHDLYQRVCDAAVFSGKSFATVVLLAEPDSHWLEPVAGTGEALDLITQTRFSTDPGNVYGKGICGEAFRSQRPCIEHDIPKSAISAQAQTRGGAMMACVALPLTRFGSSAGVLIFFIGNSWAADQEIIALLAGIAENVSVALDTFGRATEKAKADAERERLARMFAALSATNEAIMRARSRLEMFELVCAAAAHGGGFNSTSILMAKPGDDFFEMMAVAGPTEENARRLNVSRNEARPEGRGVCGRAFRSRQACINNDFLNDVANNAFRDVIEREEARSGAAFPLIVGDQPVGVMLFISAKRNTFSSEFAELLQRLADNVSYAIGSFDRADEKARTEEQKERLTRMFAALSATNEAIMRAKSRAEMFDLVCDAAAVGGQFISATIRLVRPGQVFLENIAVSGPDRVRAREVLLSTDASRPEGQTLTGIAIRTRRPCISNDYLSDFGPETHVHQVVRDSGGKSGAALPLLKNGEAIGALVFVSGEFGTFSPEMMALLQRLSENVSFALANFDRADEKARADEQKDRLSRMFAALSATNEAMMRAKSRGELYQLVCEAAATGGKFTSTTIALRQPDSDYLEIVAIAGPAAEGARQVTLSINAAHPEGRGACGRAFRSGKACIINDYFADPETAAFHERARLDGTSSGASFPLVVSGQVVGVMIFVAIEKDTFTPEFAELLQRLADNLAFALESFDRTDAKNKADERIEYLASHDSLTNLPNRETFNELLHHAIEMADRHRQQLAVLFIDLDRFKVINDSLGHDAGDMLLVTIAERLRASLRASDVVARLGGDEFVVILEEAAARDDVERVAGELLAALSQPLQLSGHECHTTASIGIAMYPADGSDVQTLTKNADMAMYLAKEDGKNGFRFFSSEIKAQSIERLTMESALRRALERNQFSLHYQPKVDMTSGQISGVEALLRWSHPELGQVSPGQFIPLAEEVGLIVPIGRWVLKEACAQNMAWQRRGLKPVAMAVNLSPRQFADPHLLDDVDAALLASGMSPELLQLEITESMVMRNVTRAVRVLDAIQSRGIRLAIDDFGTGYSSMSLMKQLPIDTIKIDRSFVRDLPDDSEDVAIAQAIISMGKALGMTIVAEGVETSEQQEFLRAHACDEMQGFLFSRPLPPRDLAELLRVAPVLASPPLQPAEDQELEGLGRKRAVV; via the coding sequence GTGCAGTCGAGTATCGGACGTACATTTGCGGCGTTGAATGCCACCAACGAAGCGATCCTGTACGCGAAATCGCCGGAGGAACTGTACGGCAAGGTCTGCGAGGCCGCCTTCTCCAACGGAGGCTTCCTCGCCGCGACCGTGTTTCTGCTGGAGCCGGATACCGGCCTGCTGAAATTCGCGGCCGGTTGCGGTGACGATGTCACGCGGCTGCGCAGCATCACGATTTCCGCCCTCGCCAACACGCCCGAAGGCGAAGGCGTCGCCGGCCGGGCGTTCCGCGATGGGCGCGCCTTCGTCAGCAATGATTACATCAACGACGCCTGCTCGGCGGCCTGGCGCAGCGGCGCCGCCGCGGCCGGCCTCGGTGCCGCGGCAGCGATGCCGCTGGTTTGCAACGGGCGCAGCATCGGCGTCTTCATGGTGACGCGGCGTGAAGCCAACTCGCTCAGCGAGGAGACCGTGGCGCTGCTGGAGCGCATGGCGGCGAACGTCTCCTATGCGCTCGACAATTTCGACCATGAAGCCCAGCGCAAGAGCGGCGAGCGGGCGATGCGCCGGCTCAACCGCATGTTCGGCGCCATCAGCGCCACCAACGAGGCGATCCTTCGCGCCAAGACCGAGCACGATCTCTATCAGCGGGTCTGCGACGCCGCGGTGTTCAGCGGCAAATCCTTCGCCACCGTGGTGCTGCTGGCCGAACCCGACAGCCACTGGCTCGAGCCTGTCGCCGGCACCGGCGAAGCGCTCGATCTGATCACGCAGACGCGCTTCTCGACCGACCCCGGCAATGTCTACGGCAAGGGCATCTGCGGCGAGGCGTTCCGGAGCCAGCGGCCCTGCATCGAGCACGACATCCCCAAATCGGCGATCTCGGCTCAGGCGCAAACCCGCGGCGGCGCCATGATGGCCTGCGTCGCGCTGCCGCTGACGCGTTTCGGCAGCAGCGCCGGCGTTCTGATCTTCTTCATCGGCAATTCCTGGGCTGCGGATCAGGAGATCATCGCGCTGCTCGCCGGCATCGCCGAGAACGTCTCGGTCGCGCTCGACACGTTCGGCCGTGCCACCGAGAAGGCCAAGGCCGACGCCGAACGGGAGCGCCTGGCGCGGATGTTCGCCGCGCTGAGCGCGACCAATGAGGCGATCATGCGCGCGAGGTCGCGGCTCGAGATGTTCGAGCTGGTCTGCGCGGCGGCAGCCCATGGTGGCGGCTTCAACTCGACCAGCATCCTGATGGCGAAGCCGGGCGACGATTTTTTCGAGATGATGGCGGTCGCCGGACCGACGGAGGAGAATGCGCGCCGCCTCAACGTCTCGCGCAACGAGGCGCGGCCCGAGGGGCGCGGCGTCTGTGGCCGGGCGTTCCGCTCGCGCCAGGCCTGCATCAACAATGACTTTCTGAACGACGTCGCCAACAATGCATTCCGCGACGTCATCGAGCGCGAGGAGGCGCGATCTGGCGCGGCGTTTCCGTTGATCGTCGGCGACCAGCCGGTCGGCGTGATGCTGTTCATTTCGGCCAAGCGCAACACCTTCTCGTCCGAATTCGCCGAGCTGCTGCAGCGGCTCGCCGACAACGTATCCTATGCAATCGGGAGCTTCGACCGCGCCGACGAGAAAGCACGGACCGAGGAGCAGAAGGAGCGGCTGACGCGGATGTTCGCCGCGTTGAGTGCCACCAACGAGGCGATCATGCGGGCGAAGTCCCGCGCCGAGATGTTCGACCTGGTGTGCGATGCAGCGGCCGTCGGTGGCCAGTTCATCTCCGCTACCATCCGCCTGGTGCGGCCGGGCCAGGTATTCCTGGAGAACATCGCGGTCTCGGGCCCCGACCGGGTACGAGCCCGCGAGGTGCTGTTGTCGACCGATGCGTCGCGTCCCGAAGGCCAGACCTTGACCGGCATCGCGATCCGCACCCGCAGGCCCTGCATCAGCAACGACTATCTCAGCGATTTCGGGCCGGAGACCCACGTCCATCAGGTGGTCCGCGACAGCGGCGGCAAGTCCGGCGCGGCGCTGCCGCTGCTGAAGAACGGCGAGGCGATCGGCGCGCTGGTGTTCGTGTCCGGCGAGTTCGGAACGTTCAGTCCGGAGATGATGGCGCTGTTGCAGCGGCTTTCCGAGAACGTCTCCTTTGCGCTGGCCAATTTCGACCGCGCCGACGAGAAGGCCCGCGCCGACGAGCAAAAGGACCGGCTGTCGCGGATGTTCGCGGCGCTGAGCGCGACCAACGAGGCGATGATGCGGGCGAAATCCCGCGGCGAGCTCTATCAGCTGGTCTGCGAGGCGGCGGCGACCGGCGGCAAGTTCACCTCCACCACCATCGCGCTGCGGCAACCCGACAGCGACTATCTCGAGATCGTCGCAATCGCAGGACCGGCCGCGGAGGGTGCGCGTCAGGTGACGCTGTCGATCAACGCGGCGCATCCGGAAGGCCGCGGCGCCTGCGGCCGGGCGTTCCGTTCGGGCAAGGCCTGCATCATCAACGACTATTTCGCCGATCCCGAGACCGCCGCGTTCCACGAGCGCGCTCGCCTCGACGGCACCAGTTCCGGCGCCTCGTTTCCGCTTGTCGTCAGCGGCCAGGTGGTCGGCGTCATGATCTTCGTCGCGATCGAGAAGGACACCTTCACGCCCGAGTTCGCCGAGCTGCTGCAGCGGCTCGCCGACAATCTGGCGTTCGCGCTCGAGAGCTTCGACCGCACCGACGCGAAGAACAAGGCCGACGAGCGCATCGAGTATCTCGCCTCGCATGACAGCCTGACCAATCTGCCCAATCGCGAGACCTTCAACGAGCTGCTGCATCATGCGATCGAGATGGCGGACCGGCACCGACAGCAGCTTGCGGTGCTGTTCATCGACCTCGACCGCTTCAAGGTCATCAACGACTCGCTCGGCCATGACGCCGGCGACATGCTGCTGGTGACGATCGCCGAACGGCTGCGCGCTTCGCTGCGCGCGAGCGATGTGGTGGCGCGGCTCGGCGGCGACGAGTTCGTCGTCATCCTGGAGGAGGCAGCCGCGCGCGACGACGTCGAGCGGGTCGCCGGCGAGCTGCTGGCCGCGCTCAGCCAGCCGCTGCAGCTCAGCGGGCATGAGTGCCACACCACGGCCTCGATCGGGATCGCGATGTATCCCGCCGACGGCTCCGACGTGCAGACGCTGACCAAGAACGCCGACATGGCGATGTATCTCGCCAAGGAGGACGGCAAGAACGGCTTCCGCTTCTTCTCCAGCGAGATCAAGGCGCAGTCGATCGAGCGCCTGACCATGGAGAGCGCGCTGCGGCGCGCGCTCGAGCGCAACCAGTTCTCGCTCCACTACCAGCCCAAGGTCGACATGACGAGCGGCCAGATCTCCGGCGTCGAGGCGCTGCTGCGCTGGAGCCATCCCGAGCTCGGTCAGGTCTCGCCGGGCCAGTTCATTCCGCTTGCGGAGGAAGTCGGCCTGATCGTGCCGATCGGGCGCTGGGTGCTGAAGGAGGCCTGCGCGCAGAACATGGCGTGGCAGCGTCGCGGCCTCAAGCCGGTCGCTATGGCGGTCAATCTGTCGCCGCGGCAGTTTGCCGATCCGCATCTGCTCGACGACGTCGACGCGGCGCTGCTGGCGAGCGGCATGTCACCGGAACTGCTGCAGCTCGAGATCACCGAGAGCATGGTGATGCGCAACGTCACGCGCGCCGTCCGCGTGCTCGACGCGATCCAGAGCCGCGGCATTCGGCTGGCGATCGACGATTTCGGCACCGGCTATTCGTCGATGTCGCTGATGAAGCAGCTCCCGATCGACACCATCAAGATCGACCGCTCCTTCGTGCGCGATTTGCCCGACGATTCCGAAGACGTCGCGATCGCGCAGGCCATCATCAGCATGGGCAAGGCGCTCGGCATGACCATCGTCGCCGAGGGCGTCGAGACCTCCGAGCAGCAGGAATTCCTGCGCGCGCATGCCTGCGATGAGATGCAGGGCTTCCTGTTCTCCCGGCCGCTGCCGCCGCGCGATCTCGCCGAGCTGCTGCGGGTCGCGCCGGTGCTGGCGTCGCCGCCGCTGCAGCCGGCGGAGGATCAGGAACTGGAAGGATTAGGGCGGAAACGCGCTGTCGTCTGA
- a CDS encoding cupin domain-containing protein, translated as MTTSNRSWRYLMMPLALAGTLSVSSAAELNPAAVTYKLPDQIPWSPVDARGAQNAVVVGDPSKPGFYMVYTKWTKGNHFSHPHFHPNDRYIVVLKGTWWVGSGPKFDPEHGTVAMPAGSFVTHYGKQVHWDGAKDEDAVLLIMGEGPATATEVEQK; from the coding sequence ATGACAACGTCGAACCGGTCGTGGCGATACCTGATGATGCCGCTGGCGCTGGCCGGGACGCTGAGCGTCAGCTCCGCGGCGGAGCTCAATCCCGCCGCCGTCACCTACAAGCTGCCGGACCAGATCCCCTGGAGCCCGGTCGACGCGCGCGGCGCGCAGAACGCGGTGGTGGTCGGCGATCCCTCGAAGCCCGGCTTCTATATGGTCTACACCAAATGGACCAAGGGCAATCACTTCAGCCACCCGCATTTCCATCCCAACGACCGCTACATCGTCGTGCTGAAGGGCACCTGGTGGGTGGGCTCGGGCCCAAAATTCGATCCCGAGCACGGCACCGTGGCGATGCCGGCCGGCAGCTTCGTCACCCATTACGGCAAGCAGGTGCATTGGGACGGCGCCAAGGACGAGGACGCGGTGCTCTTGATCATGGGCGAAGGACCTGCGACCGCGACCGAGGTCGAACAGAAATAG